The following proteins are co-located in the Neodiprion virginianus isolate iyNeoVirg1 chromosome 6, iyNeoVirg1.1, whole genome shotgun sequence genome:
- the LOC124306852 gene encoding delta-1-pyrroline-5-carboxylate synthase: MYTGRLTRIARAALSPMKYRYTRLASSSTGLWLSHAQPGSQIAGMRRALQTSDRPRRATFTDRSQLKYARRLVVKLGSAVITREDEHGLALGRLASIVEQVAECQNEGRECIMVTSGAVAFGKQKLTQELLMSLSMRETLSPADHTREHAGTLLEPRAAAAVGQSGLMSLYDAMFAQYGVKLAQVLVTKPDFYNEETRKNLFSTLSELISLNIVPIINTNDAVSPPPQADEEVAGSGGRRGISIKDNDSLAAMLAAEVQADLLILMSDVDGIYNLPPWQDGAKLLRTFSSDQRGNIKFGQKSKVGTGGMDSKVNAATWALDRGVSVVICNGTQEKAIKSIMAGRKIGTFFTDTSGPSAPVEVVAENARTGSRVMQSLRPEERASAINTLANLLESRQGDILDANNKDLEEAQKSGVAKPLLSRLSLTPSKLKSLSAGLRQIADSSHQNVGRVLRRTKLAEGLELKQITVPIGVLLVIFESRPDSLPQVAALAMSSANGLLLKGGKEAAHSNKYLIELVKEALNTVGASNAISLVSTREEIGDLLSMEKHIDLIIPRGSSELVRSIQEQSKHIPVLGHAEGICHVYVDKDADIEKALKIVRDSKCDYPAACNAMETLLIHEEHLNGTFFADVCNMLQKEGVKINSGPRLRQQLTFGPPAAKSMKTEYGALECTIEVVSDLEEAINHIHRYGSSHTEVIVTEDSRSAAHFQRQVDSACVFHNASSRFADGFRFGLGAEVGISTARIHARGPVGVDGLLTTKWILHGDGHAASDFAENGTRTFVHESLPLQDA; the protein is encoded by the exons ATGTACACGGGTCGCTTAACCAGGATCGCGAGGGCGGCACTCAGTCCCATGAAGTATCGCTACACTCGTCTGGCCTCATCTTCGACGGGGTTGTGGTTATCGCATGCTCAACCC GGTAGTCAGATAGCGGGCATGCGACGAGCTCTTCAGACTTCGGACAGGCCGAGAAGAGCAACGTTCACGGACCGTAGCCAGTTGAAATACGCGCGACGTTTGGTCGTCAAGTTGGGAAGCGCGGTAATAACTCGAGAAGACGAGCATGGCCTGGCTCTAGGTCGCCTGGCTTCGATCGTCGAACAAGTAGCTGAGTGTCAGAATGAGGGACGTGAGTGCATCATGGTAACCAGTGGAGCTGTAGCTTTCGGAAAGCAAAAGCTGACCCAGGAACTTCTCATGTCCCTCTCGATGCGCGAGACGTTGAGTCCCGCAGATCACACTCGGGAGCACGCAG GTACGCTGCTGGAGCCTCGAGCGGCTGCTGCAGTCGGACAGTCCGGGCTAATGTCCCTCTACGATGCCATGTTCGCACAATACGGAGTGAAGCTGGCTCAAGTACTCGTTACCAAGCCCGATTTTTACAACGAAGAGACTCGCAAGAATCTTTTCAGCACACTTAGCGAGCTGATCAGTCTGAACATAGTGCCGATTATAAATACGAACGATGCCGTTTCTCCGCCGCCTCAAGCCGACGAGGAGGTCGCCGGCTCCGGAGGTCGGAGAGGGATCTCGATCAAGGACAATGATTCCCTGGCGGCGATGTTGGCGGCGGAGGTACAAGCGGATCTTTTGATCCTGATGAGCGACGTGGATGGAATTTATAATCTACCACCATGGCAAGACGGTGCTAAACTGCTGCGTACCTTCAGTTCCGACCAGAGGGGCAATATTAAATTCGGACAGAAGTCCAAGGTCGGAACCGGTGGCATGGACTCCAAGGTAAACGCGGCGACGTGGGCGCTGGACCGGGGCGTTTCGGTGGTAATATGCAACGGGACGCAGGAGAAAGCGATCAAGAGTATAATGGCGGGTCGGAAGATCGGCACCTTTTTCACGGACACCAGCGGACCGTCGGCGCCTGTCGAAGTCGTCGCGGAAAACG CCCGGACTGGAAGTCGAGTCATGCAGTCTCTGCGCCCGGAGGAAAGAGCCAGCGCTATAAATACTCTGGCAAATCTGCTCGAGTCAAGGCAAGGTGACATATTGGATGCGAATAACAAAGACTTGGAGGAGGCGCAAAAGTCCGGGGTGGCGAAACCGCTGCTCTCGCGACTGTCCCTGACACCATCAAAGTTGAAATCGTTGAGCGCTGGTCTGCGTCAGATAGCCGACAGCTCCCATCAGAACGTTGGTAGGGTTTTGCGGAGAACCAAGCTTGCCGAAGGACTGGAATTGAAACAGATCACTGTCCCTATTGGTGTTCTCCTTGTCATATTCGAATCACGACCTGACAGTTTACCGCAAGTCGCAGCTCTAGCGATGTCTAGTGCGAACGGGCTGCTACTCAAAGGTGGGAAAGAGGCGGCTCACAGCAACAAGTACCTCATAGAGCTTGTCAAGGAGGCCTTAAACACTGTCGGGGCGTCGAACGCGATTTCTCTGGTTTCAACCCGTGAGGAAATAGGCGACCTTCTCTCCATGGAAAAGCATATTGATCTCATTATTCCCAGGGGGAGTTCCGAGCTTGTCAGAAGCATCCAGGAACAGTCTAAGCATATTCCAGTTCTGGGACACGCTGAAGGGATATGCCACGTGTACGTTGACAAGGATGCCGACATTGAAAAAGCGTTGAAGATAGTTCGTGACTCCAAGTGCGACTATCCGGCGGCCTGCAATGCTATGGAAACGCTCCTGATACACGAGGAGCACTTAAATGGCACATTCTTCGCTGATGTTTGCAACATGCTCCAAAAGGAAGGA GTCAAGATCAACTCGGGGCCGAGGCTTCGACAGCAGCTGACGTTTGGTCCACCGGCTGCAAAGAGCATGAAGACGGAATACGGTGCCCTCGAGTGCACCATCGAGGTTGTTTCGGACTTGGAAGAAGCTATAAACCACATTCACCGATACGGCAGTAGTCACACCGAAGTTATCGTCACGGAGGACAGTCGGAGTGCGGCGCACTTCCAGCGTCAGGTTGATAGCGCTTGCGTCTTCCACAATGCCAGCAGCAGATTCGCGGATGGCTTCAGATTCGGCTTAGGCGCAGAG GTCGGCATTTCCACGGCACGCATTCACGCTCGAGGCCCTGTCGGTGTTGACGGTCTTCTGACGACAAAGTGGATCCTGCATGGTGACGGTCACGCGGCCTCCGATTTTGCTGAAAATGGGACACGAACATTCGTGCACGAGTCACTTCCTCTTCAGGACGCATGA